CGCCGACCTGGACGACCCACAACGTGGTCGACGAGCAGGTCGCGCTGATCCGCGAGCAGGTCGGCGACAAGCGCGCCATCTGCGGCCTGTCCGGCGGTGTGGACTCCGCGGTCGCCGCCGCCCTGGTCAACAAGGCCATCGGCGACCGGCTGACCTGCGTCTACGTCGACCACGGCCTGATGCGCAAGGGCGAGACCGAGCAGGTCGAGAAGGACTTCGTGGCCGCCACCGGCGTCCAGCTGAAGGTCGTCGACGCCAAGGAGCGCTTCCTGACCGCGCTGGCCGGCGTCAGCGACCCGGAGCAGAAGCGCAAGATCATCGGCCGGGAGTTCATCCGCGTCTTCGAGCAGGCGCAGGCCGAGATCGTCGCCGAGGCCGGCGAGCACGGCGAGTCGGTGGAGTTCCTCGTCCAGGGCACCCTGTACCCGGACGTGGTCGAGTCCGGCGGCGGCACCGGCACCGCCAACATCAAGTCGCACCACAACGTCGGCGGTCTGCCCGAGGACCTGCAGTTCCAGCTGGTCGAGCCGCTGCGCAAGCTGTTCAAGGACGAGGTCCGGATGGTCGGCCAGGAGCTCGGCCTGCCGGAGGAGATCGTCCAGCGGCAGCCCTTCCCCGGCCCGGGCCTCGGCATCCGGATCGTCGGCGAGGTCACCGAGGAGCGCCTCGACCTGCTCCGCGAGGCCGACGCCATCGCCCGCGAGGAGCTCACCGCCGCCGGGCTGGACAAGCAGATCTGGCAGTGCCCGGTCGTGCTGCTCGCCGACGTCCGCTCGGTCGGCGTCCAGGGCGACGGCCGGACGTACGGCCACCCGATCGTGCTGCGCCCGGTCTCGTCCGAGGACGCGATGACCGCCGACTGGTCGCGCCTGCCCTACGACGTGCTGGCGAAGATCTCCACCCGGATCACCAACGAGGTCCGCGACGTGAACCGCGTGGTGCTGGACATCACCAGCAAGCCGCCGGGCACCATCGAGTGGGAGTGATCCCGCCGGCCGATCGCACGGCCGATTGAACATCCGCGCCGCCGCTTCCGTACCAGGGAGTGGCGGCGCGGCTGTGTGCGCTGCCGGACCTGCCGCAGAACGCGCACAGCAACGGGCAGAATCGGACCGGACCTGTCAGCAGTTGACAGGCCGTAAGGGAAGGGCGACGGCATGACCGGGGCGCACGACGGACACATCCCCTCCCGGCGCGAGGCGTGGAAGCGCACCGCCACCCAGTACGCGACCCTGCCGCTGCGGATCTTCCTCGGCGTCACCTTCGTCTACGCGGCCTTCGACAAGCTCTCCGACTCCCACTACCTGGCGGGGGCCGGTGACGCGGCGTCCTTCGTCTCGCAGACCCAGGCCGCGAAGGAGTTCAGCCCGATCGGCTGGGCACTCGGCCCCGCTCTGCACGCGCCGACCTTCTTCGCCCTGCTGATCGCCTTCGGCGAGCTCGCCGTCGGCCTCGGCACGCTCTTCGGGCTCTGGGGCCGGCTCGCCGCGGCCGGCGGCGTCGTCATCAACCTGACCCTCTTCCTCACGGTCAGCTGGAACGTCTCGCCGTACTACCTCGGCAACGACCTCATCTACCTGATGGCCTGGACGCCGCTGGTGCTGGCCGGCACCCCGTACCTCTCGATCGACGGCTACCTCGCCCGCCGCGCCGGACGGGACCGCCGGCGCGGCCTGCCCGAGGGCGCCGTCCGGCGGCGCGCCCTGCTCGACGGCGGCATCGCCGCGGTCGCCCTCGGCGGCGCCGGGCTGCTCGCCGGCTCGCTCACCGCCACCTTCGGCCGCGACCGCAAGGCCGTCGCCGACCCGGGCACCCGGGGCACCCCGAACACCCAGGGCACCCCGGCCACGCCCGGCTCCACCAACCCCGCCCCGGCGAACGGCGACAAGGTCACCGTCGCCGCCGCGAGCGTCCCGGTCGGCGGATCGGCCCAGGTCAAGGACCCGGCCACCGGCGACGCGATCTACATCGTGCAGCCCACCGGCGGGCAGTACTGCGGCTTCTCCGCGATCTGCACCCACTCCGGCTGCACCGTCGACGCCCCGCGTGACGGCGCGATGTACTGCCCGTGCCACGGCTCCCGCTTCAACGCGAAGACCGGCGCGGTGATCAACGGCCCGGCCACCAAGCCGCTGCCGAAGTACACCGTCACCAAGAGCGGCGACACCCTGGAACTCGGGGGCCGGCAGAGCTGAGGGCCGGCCCCCGGGGCGGCGCAGGTCAGCGCTCCTCCGGCGGGGGCGGCAGCTCGCCGCCCCGGCCGCGGCGGGCCACCGCGGCGACCGCCCCGGCCAGGCCCGCCGTCCCCAGGCCGATCAGCGCCACCGGGATGACGATCCGGCCGTTGACCGTGCGGTCGTTCAGCGACGCCACCAGGTAGACGGTCGCGACCACGGTGAACAGCACCCCCGAGATCAGCGAGAACGGGTCGAGCCGGTGCTTCCTCATGACTGGACCACCTTGATGTCTCCGAGCCCGACCGTCAGCGTGAGGTCGAGCGTCCCCCGGGAGGCCGTCCCGGCCGGCGGGTGCAGCGTGTACGTGTGGTTGTTGCCGGTGCCGGAGAGGTGCTCCCCGTTCGGCAGCCGGATGTCGCCGGCCAGGTTGTGCACGGTCAGCTCGACGTCCACGTCCTTGCGCAGCAGCACCTTCAGATCACCCGCGCCGACCCGCACTGTGCTGGCCAGCGAGGCGCCCGCCGGGTCCAGCCCGGTCAGGTCGAGGGTCGCGTCGCCCGCGCCCAGGTCGTAGTGCTCCTGCAGGGACGAGGCCGTCGCGGGCGCCCACAGCCGGTCGCCCACCCCGGCGTGCAGCGCGGCGTTCGACCCGCCCGCCGCGGCCAGCACCAGGGTCAGCAGCAGCGCCGGCACCGCCAGCCCGCGGGCCCGGCCCCACCGGGCGCCGACCAGCATCACCAGACCGATCGCCAGCAGCGCCGCCGCCAGCACCGTGGCGATGTGCACCGGCTGCCCCTGCCGGTCGGTCAGCCACCAGGCCAGCGCCCCCGAGCCGATCGCCAGCAGCACCCCGATCCCGCCGAGGCCCCCGCCGCCGTGCCGCACCACCCCGGTCGGCCGCGGCCGCACCGGCGGCACCATGGGCTCCGGGGCCTGCGGCGGCTCGGGCGGGCCGGACGGCTTGCGCAGCGGATCGCCCTGCGGCAGGTCCGTCCGCTGCCACCACGCCTGTGCCGGAACCCCCGGCGGCGGGGTCTGCGACCCGTACGGATTGCGCTCCGGGTGCCGCGGGTCCCACAGGTAGCCGCTCGGCCCGGGCGGCGGCGTGTCCTGCGGCACCCGGCCGGCCGCGCGGTCCCTGGCGTGCTGCGCCGCGAACTCCTCGTGGGCCGTCCGCAGCCGCTTGTGCATCTCCGCCTTGCGGGCCCGCCACTCGGTCTGGAAGTCCTGGCCGAACCGGTGCTGCCAGGTCTTCCAGTCCAGCTGCTCGACCGGCTCCTCCAGCCGGTCGTACGGGCCGTCGGCACCGGCCGGCGCCGCGTCTCCGCGGGCCCGGCGGCGGCGCTCCGGGTCGTACCGGACGGCCAGGAACACCAGGCCGCCCAGCAGCAGCAGCGGGAACAGCTGCCCGCCGTCGCCCATCGACGAGAAGAAGACCCCGGTGCCGATCACCGTCAGCAGCACCGCGCCGATCGACTGGCCGTCCACCCGGCCGGTCAGCACCCGCTGCAGCTCGGTCCGGCCCGGCCGGCCGTCCGCCGGCTCGCGCGGCACGATCAGCCAGGCCAGCCCGTACAGGAACAGCCCCAGCCCGCCGGACAGGCAGAGCACCGCGACCACCACCCGGAACACCACCGGGTCGATGTCGAGGTGGCGCCCGAGCCCGCCGCACACGCCGGCCACCACCCGGTGCTGCCCGCTGCGGGCCAGCGGCGGACGCTGCGCACCCGGCGGAACGTCCTCGGGAGGTGCGTCGGCGGTGCCGTCGGCCGGCCCGGCCGTGCTCTGCTCGTCGGTCATGGCACCATCCTGGTGGCTGCCGGGCCCCCGCCCAACCGTCTGCGGCCCGGGACGGACCCTGATCTGTCCCTGAGGGACTTCCGGGGCCGACCCTGATGCACCGGCACCGCTTGACATGAGACCGTCTGTGGCGTGGCAGCACCCGGCAGCGAGACCCAACCGACCGAGACCGACGCCCCGGCCGCCCCGGGCGGACCGGTGGAGCAGCCGTACCGCCGGCTCTACCGCAGCCCGCACGGGCGGATGCTCGGCGGAGTCGCACACGGCCTGGCCGTCCACCTCGGTCTGCCGGTCAGCTGGGTCCGCGGCGCCTTCGTGCTCCTCTTCTTCGCCCAGGGCATCGGTGCGCTGCTGTACGCCGCCTTCTGGTTCGTCGTCCCGATCGGCATCGGCGAGCCCGCCCCCGGCGCGGCCACCCAGTGGGCCTGGATCGACGGCGCGTTCGTCCGGGTCGACGCCGGCTCCCGCCCCGTCGGCGGGCCGACCAAGAGCGGGCGGCGCGGCCTCGGCCGGCTGCGCGACCTGCTCCAGCGCACCTTCCTCGGCCTGCCCGCCGACACCCCGGCCCCCGCCGGCGGCGCCCCCGGGAACGCCCCCGGCACCGCCGACCGCACCGGCGGCGCGGGCCAGCTGATCGCCCTGCTGATGCTGGTCGTCGGCATCATCGCGCTGCTCAACGCCCTGCACATCCAGACCGCCAAGCCGTACGTCTGGCCGCTGCTCACCATCGGCGTCGGCGTCGCCCTGGTCTGGCGGCAGGCCGACGACTCCCGCTGGCAGCGCTGGTTCGGCCTGGAGGAGGGGTCGAAGCGGCGCAGTGCCTTCGCCCGGGTCGCGGCCGGCGTGCTGCTGGTCGTCGCCGGCATCGTCGGCTTCCTCGTCCTGCAGGGCAGCGGTTCCACCCTCGCCTCGATCGTCGAGGCCTCGCTCGCCGTGCTGGCCGGCATGCTCGTGCTGGTCGGCCCGTACGCACTGCGGATGTGGCAGGACCTCGGCGCCGAGCGCACCGCCCGCATCCGCGCCCAGGAGCGCGCCGAGATCGCCGCCCACGTGCACGACTCGGTGCTGCACACCCTCACCCTGATCCAGCGCCGCGCGGAGGACCCGAAGGAGGTGCTGCGCCTCGCCCGCGCCCAGGAGCGCGAGCTGCGGCTGTGGCTGTACCGCCCGGAGGCGGTCGCCGAGTCCGCGCCGGACACCCTCGCCGAGCACATCCGGGCCGTCGTCGCCGAGGTCGAGGACCGGCACGGCGTCGCGGTCGAGCTGGTCTGCGTCGGGGACTGCCCGATGGACGACCGGATCGCGGCGCAGATGCAGGCCGCGAGGGAGGCGATGGTCAACGCGGCCAAGTACGGTGGCGGGGGACCGGTCCAGGTCTACGCGGAGGTGGAGGGGAGGACGGTGTCGGTGTTCGTGCGCGACCACGGCCCCGGCTTCGACCCCGACGCGGTGCCCGAGGACCGGATGGGCGTGCGGGAGTCGATCGTGGGCCGGATGCGGCGCAACGGCGGCACCGCACGGGTGCGGCCGGCGGCGGGCGGCGGCACCGAGGTCGAGCTGGAGATGGAGAGGGCAGATGACTGACACAGGGGGAAGCGCGCCGGAGCGCGTCGCGCGGGTCGTGCTGGTGGACGACCACCGGATGTTCCGCACCGGGGTGCGCGCCGAGATCGGCCGCACCGAGACGACCGGGATCGACGTGGTCGGCGAGGCCGACGACGTCGAGTCGGCGGTGCGGGTGGTCGCCGAGACCCGGCCGGACGTCGTGCTGCTCGACGTCCACCTGCCCGGCGGCGGCGGGGTCGAGGTGCTGCGCCGCTCGGCGCCGCTGATGGGCGAGCAGGGTGGGGTGCGCTTCCTGGCGCTGTCCGTCTCGGACGCGGCCGAGGACGTCATCGGCGTCATCCGCGGCGGGGCCCGCGGCTACGTCACGAAGACGATCACCGGCACCGACCTGGTGAACGCGATCTTCCGGATCGCCGACGGCGACGCGGTCTTCTCGCCGCGCCTCGCCGGCTTCGTCCTGGACGCCTTCGCGGCCACCGACACCCCGCCGGTCGACGAGGACCTCGACCGGCTCACCCAGCGCGAGCGCGAGGTGCTGCGGCTGATCGCGCGCGGCTACGCCTACAAGGAGATCGCCAAGCAGCTGTTCATCTCGGTGAAGACGGTGGAGAGCCACGTCTCCGCGGTGCTGCGCAAGCTGCAGCTCAGCAACCGTCACGAGCTGACCCGTTGGGCGACGGCCCGCCGGCTGGTCTGAGGACGGGGCTCCGGCCGCGGACGGACGGGCCCCGGGTGCGTGACGTGCGTCACTCCGGGCGCCCGGCCGGGCCGCGGCCGGCGTCCATGGCGGGCACCGCCACCAGCGGTGGAGCTACGCCCCGGTAGCCGCGTCCGGGTGTGCGAACGGTGCCGGGTGCCGGCGAGACCCATGCAACTCTCAGTCCGCATTCATCCGTCTATAAGATGAGCCAGCCCATGCCGGACCCACCCCCTCCGAGCTTTGCTGGGCCCATCACCCCCGGACCGAGAGCGCGGCTATGACCTCCCCCCTGAAGACATCCGCACCCGTGCCTGTGCAGTACCAGCAGATGGCCGGAGCGCCGGGCGAGGGAGCATCCGCCGAACAGCCCGCCGCCAGGCCGCCCAAGCGGCCGCGCCTCTACGTCCTCGACGGCCTGCGCCTGATAGCCGCGCTCGGCGTGCTCACCTGGCACTGGCTCGGCGTCGAGCGCTTCCCGGAGATCTGGCACGGCCTGCCCAGCGAGCTGATGCCCCTCGGCCACCTCGTCGGCGCCTACAGCTGGCTCGGCGTCGAGCTGTTCTTCCTGATCAGCGGCTTCGTCATCTGCATGTCCTGCTGGGGCCGGTCGGTCGGTGACTTCGTCACCTCCCGCGTCGTGCGGCTCTTCCCCGCGTACTGGGTCTGCGTGCTGCTCACCGCCGCCACCCTGCTGGTCGTCCCGAAGATCTGGGGCGACGACACCCACCGGCCGACCGCGACCCGGATCCTCACCAACCTCAGCATGGCCAACATGCCGCTCGGTGTGGACAACATCGACCCGGTCTACTGGACGCTCTGGGCCGAGCTGCGCTTCTACATCCTCTTCGGCGTGCTGGTGGCCTTCGGCCTCACCTACCGCCGGGTGCTCGCCTTCTGCGGCATCTGGGGCTTCATGGCGCTGATCGCCGGCTCGGTCGACATGCCGCTGCTGGAGACGGTCTTCCAGCCCACCTACGCCTGGTTCTTCATCGCCGGCATCGCGATCTACCTGATGTACCGCTTCGGCCAGAACCTGCTGCTCTGGGGCATCGTCGGGTTCTGCTGGCTGATCTCCCAGGACCGGCTGCGCGGTGTCGTCGGCGGCTACGAGTACGGCACCCGCCACCACCTCTCCTGGACGCTCACCGTCGCGATCACCACCTGCTGCTTCGCGATCGTCGCCGCGGCCGCCCTCGGCCTCTTCAACCGGATCCAGTGGAAGTGGCTGACCGTCGCGGGCGCGCTCACCTACCCGCTCTACCTGCTCCACCAGATGATCGGCTGGCAGCTCATCACCCGGATCAGCCGCCACCTCGCCCCCTACCCGACGTTCTTCGCGACCATGGCGACTATGCTGCTTGCGGCCTGGTTGGTGCACCGCCTGGTCGAGCGGCCGCTCGCACCGATCATGAAGCGCCGCATGGAGTCCGCGTTCCAGCAGGTGCGTGCCGCCGAGGCGGCCGGCCGGGCCGAGCACAGGCGCTGACCGGGGCCACGGGCCTTCCCGTCCACCCGACCGAACCCTGCCCTGGAGAACCGACAGCCATGACCGCGAGCGTCGCTGACCGAGACCGCCACGCCGACCCGGCACCCGCCGGGTCCGCGGCGGGCCGGCCGACGGGGGGAGCCCGCGACCTCCTGACCAGGACCGTCTGGATCTGGCCCACGCTGCTGATGCTCGCCCTCGGCGTGCGGGGCAGCTCCCGCCCGCAGCTGTGGCGGGACGAGCTGGCGACCTGGAGCGCCGCCACCCGCAGCACCGGCGAGATCCTGGACATGCTCCAGCACGTCGACGCCGTGTCCGGCGCCTACTACCTGCTGATGCACTTCTGGATCGGCGTCTTCGGGGACTCCCCGGCGGTGTTCCGGCTGCCGACCGCGCTCGCCCTGGCCGGCGCGGCCGCGTTCACCACGCTGGCCGCCCGCCGGCTGTTCGACACCCGCACCGCGCTGTTCGCCGGCGTGCTGTTCGCGACGATCCCGTCGATCTCCCGGTTCGCCCAGGAGGCGCGGGCCTACGGCTTCGTGCTGCTCGCCGTCTCCGCGGCCACCTGGCTGCTGCTGCGCGCCCTGGAACGGCCGACCGTGCTGCGCTGGCTGCCGTACTCGGTCGCCGTCGCCGCCGCCGGCCTGTTCCACATGGTGTCGCTGCTGTTCCTCTCCGGGCACGCGGTGATCGTCGTGCTGCGCTGGTGGAAGTCCCGTGACCACCGGCTGCTGCTGCGCTTCCCGGCGGCGGTCGCGGTCGGCCTGGTGCCGGTCGTCCCGCTGGTCCTGCTCGGGCGGCGGCAGGTCGGCCGGCAGATCTCGTGGCTGCACGAGCCCTGGCTGCAGACCTTCCACGACTACTGGCACAACCTCTTCGGTTCGCCGCTGATCAGCTTCTGCTTCCTGCTGCTGGTGGCGATCCCCGCGGGCTGGTCCCGCGGCCGGAGGCCCGCCTTCGAGATCGGCGTCGTCGCCGCGCTGCCGATCGGCCTCAGCTGGCTCGCCTCGCACGGCTCCAGCGTCTACTTCTTCGAGCGCTACCAGCTCTACACCCTGCCCGCCTGGTCCATCCTGGCGGCGGCCGGCCTCGCCTCGATCAAGCCCCGGCTGGTCGGCCTGCTCGGCCTCGTCACCGTGGTCGCCATCGGCTTCCCCGACCAGCAGAAGCTCCGCACCGGCGCCTCGCACGAGTGGACCGACGGCAAGCGCGCCGCCGCGATCATCGCCGACGGCTACCGCCCCGGCGACGGCTTCGCGCCGGCCCGCGGCAAGGACGCCTACCTGATGCTCGACTTCGAGATCGGCTACTACCTGCCCGACCGGGTGCACCTGACGGACGTCCTGGTCGCCAAGACCGCCGTCCAGCGCGACGACCTCTTCGCCACCGAGTGCGCCAAGCCCGCCGAGTGCCTCGGCACCGCGCGGATCTGGGTGGTCGTCCCCACCAACGACGACGACCTGCTGGAGCACTTCTCCACGGCCCAGGCCGCGGCGCTGCGCGCGTCCTACACCCCCACCGAGGTGAAGCACGTTCGCGGGCTGACCGTGGCCCTGCTCGAACGGAAGTCCGGCTGACCGTCATCGCCCGTTGACGCTGCGTTTGCATCCGCGGCCGACTGGGGCTGTCATCGTGGGGTGTCGCGCAATCCCTTGCGGTTCCGGCGCCCCGCGGACACGCTGACCGCCGGCACCGGCCCCGCCTCCGACCGTGGGGTGCCCTTGTCCGCGGAGACAGCCGTCCGCAACACCGTCCGGGCGGCGCCCGCCGACCGGGGCCCCCGGCCGGCGGGCGCACTGCGTACGGCCGCCCCGGCCCTGATCGGCTACGCCGCGGCCCGGCTGCTCGGCGTCCTGCTGCTCGTCGCCTGGGGCGCCCACCGCGGCAGCCCCGGCCTGGGACGGCTCAGCACCCTGTGGGACGCCTACTGGTACCGGGAGATCGCGGTGCACGGCTACGCCGGCACCGCCCCCGTGCCGGGCCCCTACGGCCCGTACGAGCCGTACGCCTTCTTCCCCGTGTACCCCGCGCTGATCCGGGCCGTCCACACCGTGCTGCCGCTGCCGGCGAACCAGGCGGCGCTGCTGGTGGCCTGGCTCTCCTCGCTGGCCGCCGCCTGGGGGATCCACGCGGTCGCCGCCCGGCTCTACGGACAGCGAGTCGGCGTCATCGCCGCCGTGCTCTGGGGGATCACCCCGTACGCCGTGGTGGAGAGCGCCGCCTACTCCGAGCCGCTCTTCACCGCGCTCGCCGCCTGGTCGCTGTACGCGGTGATCACCCGCCACTGGATCCGGGCCGGCGCGCTCTGCCTGCTCGCCGGGCTCACCCGGCCCACCGGCGCGGCGCTCGCCGCAGCCGTCTCACTGACCGCCCTGTGGGAGCTCGTACGGGGGCGCGGCGGCCCCCGCACGGCGCTCGCCGTCCTGCTCGCCCCGCTCGGCTTCCTCGGCCAGCTCGCCTGGGTCGGCGCCGTGAAGGGCCGCTGGGACGGCTACTTCCGGGTCCAGGACGCCTGGCGGTCGCACTTCGACTTCGGGCGCAGCACCCTGTACTCCTTCCGCGACCTGCTCACCGACGCCGATCAGGTCTGGCTGACCCAGGTGGTCGTCGCGGTCGTGCTGATCGGCTCGGTCGTCCTCTTCGGCATGTCGGTCATCCAGCGCCAGCCGCTCCCGCTGATTCTCTACAGCGCCGCCATGCTCACCCTGGCCCTCGGCGACGCCGCCTACTTCAACTCGCGGGCGCGCTTCCTGCTGCCGGCCTTCGCCCTGCTGCTGCCAGCCGCCACCGGGCTCGCCCGGATCCGCAGCCGCGCCTCGCTGCTGCTCCTGCTCGGCTCGGCCGCCGTGGTGTCGGCGGCGTACGGCGGCTTCGTGGTCTTCGTCTACCCCGACGCCCCCTGAGGCCGCCCGGGCCCGCGCTCCCGAGAACCGGGGCGGGAGGACGGTTCCGAGGACCCTGGCCGGAGTGTCGGCGGCGGGCCATACACTCGGAATGCCATGACTAGCCTCTTTGACGACCTCCCGCTCCCCGGCTTCGAGAGCCCCCCGCTCGGGTCGAGCCCCGCCCACGACGAGCCGCCGATGGACGAGGAGCCGCCGTACGAGGAGGCCATCCCGGACGGCCTGTTCGAGACCGACCACGCCGCCCAGGACGAGCGCGACGCGTACTACCGCAACGGCCACGCCCGCCCGGTGATCGACCCGGAGCAACTGCTCGCCGGCATGAACGACCCGCAGCGCGAGGCCGTCCTACACCACGGCTCCCCGCTGCTGCTCGTCGCCGGCGCCGGCTCCGGCAAGACCCGGGTGCTCACCCACCGGATCGCCCACCTGCTGAGCGCCCGCGGCGCGCAGCCCGGCGAGATCCTGGCGATCACCTTCACCAACAAGGCCGCCGGCGAGATGCGCGAGCGCGTCGAGCAGCTGGTCGGCCCGCGTGCCCGGGCGATGTGGGTCTCCACCTTCCACAGCGCCTGCGTGCGCATCCTGCGCCGGGAGTCGAAGCTGCTCGGCTTCACCTCGTCGTTCTCGATCTACGACGCGGCCGACTCGCAGCGGCTGATGTCCCTGGTCTGCCGCGACCTCGACCTCGACCCGAAGCAGTTCCCGCCGAAGTCCTTCACCGCCAAGATCAGCAACCTCAAGAACGAGCTGATCGACGAGGAGACCTACGCCGACCAGGCCGCCAACCCGATGGAGAAGAAGCTGGCCGAGGCGTACACCCTCTACCAGCGGCGCCTGCGCGAGGCCAACGCGCTGGACTTCGACGACATCATCATGACGACGGTCAACCTGCTGCAGGCCTTCCCCGACGTCGCCGAGCACTACCGCCGCCGCTTCCGGCACATCCTGGTCGACGAGTACCAGGACACCAACCACGCCCAGTACATGCTGGTCCGAGAGCTCTCCGGCGGCGCCCGCTCCGACGCCCCGAAGCTCACCGCCGACGGCGACTTCGTGAACCCGACGGCGGCCCGGCTCGCCCAGATCTCCCCGGCCGAGCTCTGCGTGGTCGGCGACGCCGACCAGTCGATCTACGCCTTCCGCGGCGCGACGATCCGCAACATCCTCCAGTTCGAGGAGGACTACCCCAACGCCACGACCATCCTGCTGGAGCAGAACTACCGCTCCACACAGACCATCCTGAGCGCCGCCAACGCCGTCATCGAGCGCAACACCAACCGGCGCAAGAAGAACCTCTGGACGGCCGGCGACCAGGGCGAGCGGGTGGTCGGCTACGTGGCCGACGACGAGCACGGCGAGGCCCAGTTCATCGCCGACGAGATCGACCGGCTCACCGACAAGGACGAGGCCCGCCCCGGCGACGTCGCGATCTTCTACCGGACGAACGCGCAGTCCCGCGTCTTCGAAGAGGTCTTCATCCGGGTCGGCCTGCCCTACAAGGTCGTCGGCGGGGTCCGCTTCTACGAGCGCAAGGAGGTCCGGGACATCCTGGCCTACCTGCGCGTCCTCTCCAACCCCGAGGACACCGTCCCGCTGCGCCGCATCCTGAACGTGCCCAAGCGCGGCATCGGCGAACGGGCCGAGGCGATGATCGACGCTCTCTCCGCCCGCGAGCGGATCAGCTTCGCCCAGGCGCTGCAGCGGGTCGACGAGGCGTACGGCATGGCCGCGCGCTCGGCCAATGCGGTGAAGAAGTTCAACGCGATGATGGCCGGCCTGCGGCAGGTCGTGGAGTCCGGTGCCGGTCCGGCCGCGGTGCTGGAGGCCGTGCTGGAGGAGTCCGGCTACCTCGCCGAGCTCCAGGCCTCCACCGACCCGCAGGACGAGACCCGGATCGAGAACCTCCAGGAGCTCGCCTCCGTCGCCCTGGAGTACGAGCAGGACCCGGGCGAGCGCCCGGACGGCGAGGACGCCGAGGGCGCCCCGCCGGTCGGCTCGCTCGCCGACTTCCTGGAGCGCGTCGCGCTCGTCGCCGACTCGGACCAGATCCCGGACGACGAGGAGGGCCAGGGCGTCATCACGATGATGACCCTGCACACCGCCAAGGGCCTGGAGTTCCCGGTCGTCTTCCTCACCGGCATGGAGGACGGGATCTTCCCGCACATGCGGGCGCTCAACCAGGTCAAGGAGCTGGAGGAGGAGCGCCGGCTCGCCTACGTGGGCCTGACCCGCGCCCGGCAGCGGCTCTACCTGACGCGGTCGGTGCTCCGCAGCGCCTGGGGCCAGCCCGCCTACAACCCGGCCTCCCGCTTCCTGGAAGAGATCCCGGAGACCCTGGTCGACTGGAAGCGCACCGGCGCGGCGTCGGTGCCCGCGGCCCGCGGCTTCTCGCCGTCGTCCTCCGGCCCGTCCCGCTCGTACGGCTCCGGCGGCGGCTCGGCGCGTTCCACGGCCGCCCCGCAGCCGGGCTGGGCGAAGTCCGCGCGGAAGGTGACCGAGCGCGAGGTGGTCGCGCTGGCCGTCGGCGACCGGGTCAGCCACGACACCTTCGGTCTCGGCACGGTCGTCGGCACCCAGGGCGTCGGCGACAAGGCACAGGCGACGATCGACTTCGGCAGCACCGGCCGCAAGCAGTTGCTGCTGCGCT
This genomic window from Streptomyces sp. TLI_235 contains:
- a CDS encoding mannosyltransferase, producing MTASVADRDRHADPAPAGSAAGRPTGGARDLLTRTVWIWPTLLMLALGVRGSSRPQLWRDELATWSAATRSTGEILDMLQHVDAVSGAYYLLMHFWIGVFGDSPAVFRLPTALALAGAAAFTTLAARRLFDTRTALFAGVLFATIPSISRFAQEARAYGFVLLAVSAATWLLLRALERPTVLRWLPYSVAVAAAGLFHMVSLLFLSGHAVIVVLRWWKSRDHRLLLRFPAAVAVGLVPVVPLVLLGRRQVGRQISWLHEPWLQTFHDYWHNLFGSPLISFCFLLLVAIPAGWSRGRRPAFEIGVVAALPIGLSWLASHGSSVYFFERYQLYTLPAWSILAAAGLASIKPRLVGLLGLVTVVAIGFPDQQKLRTGASHEWTDGKRAAAIIADGYRPGDGFAPARGKDAYLMLDFEIGYYLPDRVHLTDVLVAKTAVQRDDLFATECAKPAECLGTARIWVVVPTNDDDLLEHFSTAQAAALRASYTPTEVKHVRGLTVALLERKSG
- a CDS encoding dolichyl-phosphate-mannose-protein mannosyltransferase, which translates into the protein MSRNPLRFRRPADTLTAGTGPASDRGVPLSAETAVRNTVRAAPADRGPRPAGALRTAAPALIGYAAARLLGVLLLVAWGAHRGSPGLGRLSTLWDAYWYREIAVHGYAGTAPVPGPYGPYEPYAFFPVYPALIRAVHTVLPLPANQAALLVAWLSSLAAAWGIHAVAARLYGQRVGVIAAVLWGITPYAVVESAAYSEPLFTALAAWSLYAVITRHWIRAGALCLLAGLTRPTGAALAAAVSLTALWELVRGRGGPRTALAVLLAPLGFLGQLAWVGAVKGRWDGYFRVQDAWRSHFDFGRSTLYSFRDLLTDADQVWLTQVVVAVVLIGSVVLFGMSVIQRQPLPLILYSAAMLTLALGDAAYFNSRARFLLPAFALLLPAATGLARIRSRASLLLLLGSAAVVSAAYGGFVVFVYPDAP
- a CDS encoding ATP-dependent DNA helicase PcrA, translated to MTSLFDDLPLPGFESPPLGSSPAHDEPPMDEEPPYEEAIPDGLFETDHAAQDERDAYYRNGHARPVIDPEQLLAGMNDPQREAVLHHGSPLLLVAGAGSGKTRVLTHRIAHLLSARGAQPGEILAITFTNKAAGEMRERVEQLVGPRARAMWVSTFHSACVRILRRESKLLGFTSSFSIYDAADSQRLMSLVCRDLDLDPKQFPPKSFTAKISNLKNELIDEETYADQAANPMEKKLAEAYTLYQRRLREANALDFDDIIMTTVNLLQAFPDVAEHYRRRFRHILVDEYQDTNHAQYMLVRELSGGARSDAPKLTADGDFVNPTAARLAQISPAELCVVGDADQSIYAFRGATIRNILQFEEDYPNATTILLEQNYRSTQTILSAANAVIERNTNRRKKNLWTAGDQGERVVGYVADDEHGEAQFIADEIDRLTDKDEARPGDVAIFYRTNAQSRVFEEVFIRVGLPYKVVGGVRFYERKEVRDILAYLRVLSNPEDTVPLRRILNVPKRGIGERAEAMIDALSARERISFAQALQRVDEAYGMAARSANAVKKFNAMMAGLRQVVESGAGPAAVLEAVLEESGYLAELQASTDPQDETRIENLQELASVALEYEQDPGERPDGEDAEGAPPVGSLADFLERVALVADSDQIPDDEEGQGVITMMTLHTAKGLEFPVVFLTGMEDGIFPHMRALNQVKELEEERRLAYVGLTRARQRLYLTRSVLRSAWGQPAYNPASRFLEEIPETLVDWKRTGAASVPAARGFSPSSSGPSRSYGSGGGSARSTAAPQPGWAKSARKVTEREVVALAVGDRVSHDTFGLGTVVGTQGVGDKAQATIDFGSTGRKQLLLRYAPVEKL
- a CDS encoding peptidoglycan/LPS O-acetylase OafA/YrhL yields the protein MTSPLKTSAPVPVQYQQMAGAPGEGASAEQPAARPPKRPRLYVLDGLRLIAALGVLTWHWLGVERFPEIWHGLPSELMPLGHLVGAYSWLGVELFFLISGFVICMSCWGRSVGDFVTSRVVRLFPAYWVCVLLTAATLLVVPKIWGDDTHRPTATRILTNLSMANMPLGVDNIDPVYWTLWAELRFYILFGVLVAFGLTYRRVLAFCGIWGFMALIAGSVDMPLLETVFQPTYAWFFIAGIAIYLMYRFGQNLLLWGIVGFCWLISQDRLRGVVGGYEYGTRHHLSWTLTVAITTCCFAIVAAAALGLFNRIQWKWLTVAGALTYPLYLLHQMIGWQLITRISRHLAPYPTFFATMATMLLAAWLVHRLVERPLAPIMKRRMESAFQQVRAAEAAGRAEHRR